A single genomic interval of Hyphomicrobium methylovorum harbors:
- the phoB gene encoding phosphate regulon transcriptional regulator PhoB, translating to MAAKILVVEDEAPIVELLRYNLNSEGYDVVHAADGEEAELLLAEQTFDLAILDWMIPKISGIELCRRLRNRSETEALPIILLTARGEEADRVRGLTTGADDYVTKPFSVQELMARIKALLRRTSPERLSDTLVSGEITMDRGAHRVTRSAREVRLGPTEYRMLEVFLESPRRVLSRSQLLDRVWGQSAEVDERTVDVHIGRLRKSLIRGNESDPIRTVRGAGYVFDGRQADAA from the coding sequence ATGGCAGCTAAAATTCTCGTTGTCGAAGATGAAGCTCCGATCGTCGAGCTTCTGCGTTACAATCTGAACTCGGAAGGCTACGACGTCGTGCATGCAGCCGACGGCGAAGAGGCCGAACTCCTGCTCGCCGAGCAAACGTTCGATCTCGCCATTCTGGATTGGATGATCCCGAAAATCTCCGGGATCGAACTCTGCCGCCGTCTGCGCAATCGCAGCGAAACGGAAGCATTGCCGATCATCCTGCTCACAGCACGCGGCGAAGAAGCCGACCGTGTTCGCGGCCTGACGACCGGCGCCGACGACTACGTGACGAAGCCGTTCTCGGTTCAGGAATTGATGGCGCGCATCAAAGCGCTTCTCCGGCGCACGTCGCCCGAGCGCCTCAGCGACACCCTCGTTTCCGGCGAGATCACAATGGATCGCGGTGCCCATCGCGTCACGCGCAGCGCGCGTGAAGTCCGCCTCGGTCCCACCGAATACCGCATGCTCGAAGTGTTCCTCGAGAGCCCGCGGCGTGTCCTCTCGCGCAGCCAGTTGCTGGATCGCGTCTGGGGTCAATCGGCTGAAGTCGATGAGCGCACGGTCGACGTCCACATCGGTCGCCTGAGGAAATCGCTGATCCGCGGCAATGAAAGCGATCCCATCCGCACGGTCCGCGGCGCGGGATACGTGTTCGACGGCCGTCAGGCAGACGCAGCCTAA